CTGCATGCGGCGCAGGTCGGCGCAGAACTGGAGCGCTTCGTTCATGGTCTTCTGCGCCCCGCTCAGGGCTTCTTCCATGTGTGTGTGGCACAGGTAATGAGAATTGATCTGGAAGAGGATCTTGTCGTGCCGTTCTTGGAACCTCGTCAACCTCTCCTCGGCTTGCTCGAGAGCCTCGCTGACGCGCCTCAGCTTCTCGGCCATGAGCTGCCGCCGGTGCCATTTCTTCAGCTCCAACGAGCTCAGCAAACCCAACGAAGCGAGGCCTGCGAGAATCGAAAGAACGTGCAGCAGACCCatggagagggagggagggagggagggagggaggtccGTGAAAGGAACGGAGACCAACCAAGGATTGCAGGAGCCGATTCCTTGCTCCGTCgtgaagataataaaaaataccaGCCGGAAAGCAAGTAGCCAAACAGGAGATTTCAGGTTCTAAAACATCAAAAAGGAAGCACGAGCGTCTTTTTCTTACGGTCGCGGGCAGGAAAGCAGGTCTCAAGGTACATGGTTCCGTCGAGCGGCGATTCCCCTATCATATGGCTCCGGCTCCGGCTCTGGCTCCGGCCGGCACGAGATACATACAGAGAGGGTTGACTAGAATATAAATACATGCACCATCTTAGCTGCCGGTTTCGCTCATGGCACATCAGACAGCATTAGTCTACCATGGACTCATCATAGGGCTCTTCTTTTCCACGTATTTTTCCCAAAAACACATACATCTGGACTAGTACTTTACTTGCATCAAGTCGTcctcatatttatatatacaaaatGTAGATAGATTGCAGAGAGTATATAAATTTGGCTTTGCGTCCATATTCCATATCTCAAGAGTGTCTAAAACTTTGAAGCCCCCACAGGCAGGCAGTACACGGTAAGAAAGAATACGATTAGAGGATGAAATAAACGTTGAAAGGCAAAAAAAAAGACAAGTCGCACACATTTAAGGAATCTGGAATCCACGCACCTTCTCCTACAGCATAACTTGTAGCAGTCGAAAAGATGACCAGAAGCTTGTTCTGCTAACGGAAAAGTGACGAGGTCTGTAAGAATATTTCTTCTATTCTCTTCCTCCTTTTGATCTATTTGGCAGAGTATCGGCTATAAGATGCATTTTTCTTAGCTGTTCTGCTTGGTGCAGTCAAATCCACGGCACACGGACACCCATATAATAACAACTAAAAACAGCAGAATTCCAAGGACCACCAGCTTGATTTTCATGTTCTGCAACCACATTTTCTTACGAATTCTCGTCCCCTGTTTCTTGAACCCTTGAGCCTGGAAATTGAACATATCTAACATGATCACTGAActataatacacacacacacacataataatATAAGCTAATTTCCAAATTATCTGGCTACCTCATTTCGCAAGTCTGATGCCTTTGCTTCCAGATCAGTCAGCTTCTCCCCGCGCTCTAGAGTCTGAAAAATATAAGTGCATAACCCAAGAAACTTATACATTGGGTTCCAAAAAAGTTGATGATGAAACTGTCAAAAAgactaaatattattttatagcaATTTAAATGAGGGCAACAAAAAATGGTGCTGGTTCTCCTTTCGCACTTTAACAATAGCAGAAATCAGAGTCTTTTCGTAAATGCAACAAAGTTCTATTTAAATATAGGCTTATCCTTCCGACTTTCATCATTAACACCCGTGAAACTTTTGTTGTCTGCAATATGACAAACAAACCAATAGCAAAGGTAATAGTAGGGCCAAATGACAGATCTCCTGTCAGAGCAGCTACCATCTAAATGATAAGAATCTTAAATATGGCCCACTAAATGTTCATCTATTACTTGGATATGGCAATCCAAATTTGGCAAAAATGTTTCCAGGATTCTGGGTGTCAGTAGTGCACTCAAAAACAAACCGAAAGGAGAAACCTTTTTCCTAATAAAATGCTGTGTTTGGTCCTGCATATGGGATCATATCCACCGATCAGCAGACCCAGACCTCAGTCCTACAGCACCAAGGTCCATATTCTGCAATTTACTGGCAGATCATAGTTTGCATTTATTGACCAACTACTAGAATAATATGCAGAAAAAATATATCCTGCGACTTGCATGAAGATCTAGAAGGGGTCACCTAAAAATAACACAGATGCCGGTCACAAAAGGGGATGGTGTAGGGCTTGTCAATCCTGGTTATGTCTTTCTCAAGGTAATTTCTGTTAATGCATTTGCAACACGAAATCTCTGTAAATGAATAAGATACTTCCGCTTGGTAGCTTAACATTGCCACCACTTTGATCAGATTTCACATTGTTTTGGTTCAAAATACCAACAGGTTTAAGCATGCCAGCGaataatcaaattattttaagtCTATATTTGCAAAAAAATTTCTAAAAAGATTTTTCTGGTTCAAAATCACCTTGGTTAGTGATATCAGATAAAGTGAAAAATAGTTTTCACTAAGTAGTCAAATATTTTTCCTCACACGCAAAAGGGAAAGAACATGTGTCTTGATGTGCTGATCTATTTTGAACTTAAGGTCATAAGGCTAAAACATAGACAGTGGCAGACCTGTTTAAGGAATTAATATGGAAAAGATTTCTTCTAACATGTTAGAGCATTACCaacatttttctttgttttcaatGTCATTTCCAATTGTAGAAATACCCGACTAGCTTTACATGATAGGCAATAAGATTTTTAGATCCATGAAGCAAACAGAAGAGCTTCATAATAATTTAGTAGGGATTTTAATAGAAAACAGTAAAAGATGAAGCTCAAATATAAAATTCCAATTAAATTCCAGTGCACTCGGTATTTGAAAACACAAGGAATTATTACTACAAATTTGTATACCTAACCTTTTATTACTGAAGTTGCATCAAAACATCTGTAACAAGAATCAAGTACCTTATCGATGTTCTCCAACATAATGTTTTTCACTTCTGAAACTTGGACCTTAACTTTCAAAAGCTTTTCTACCTCTTCTGCATGATCAATTATATATTGCATGTGCCCCTTAATGACTGGGCTGCAGCATATAAGTTAAGTTCGTATAAAACTTGAATTAGGtttaagaaaaaggtaaaaaaagcACCAGCTGGAAGTCTGGAACAGAGAAGCATGATACGATAAGCATACCCAAATTCTTTATTTAGACTTTTGGCAGTTGCTGTATCAGCTTTGCCACCACCATATCTCTTGGTAAAGTCCGCTTTCAGTCGCTCCAAGAAAGCTATGGAAACATTTTTCACAACAGAGTCTTTGGTAACAACACAGTATGCTGCAATATCAAGGGAAGGAAATAGATGTCCTCATTAAAAGTACTTCTACATCTATATGATTAATGGCAGATCAGTTTACCCATGACTTTAATGCACATGAAAGTTAAACATCATTAACATTTTGATgataagataattaaataaaatacttATCAGATGCATTGACTAGAAGATTGACCTTTCTTCACTAGCTAGCATACATGAAACAATGCAGAATAGAAGCAGGAAATTCTCACATTTGTATCTATTATACTAGTATCTAATTCTCAGATTTGCTAAAACCCTGCATAGTTTACAAACCCAAAAGCCTAATACAGCATTCAAATTCCCGAAGATATACACTATCTTTGTCCACTGCAACAACCTAACACCATGTTGATTGATTTTGACATTAGACTCATAACAACAATGCAAATGAACTCTTCGAAGTCTAAAGGTATTACAAATGAAAACTGGCAGAAAACAataataatctcatcatgatctctaTGTTACGTAGCCATATCGTGCAAGTAACATCTATTTGTAAAGAAGTATCCGGTTCAATAACGTAGATCGCTGGTAAATAAATATGTAGGATACAGCATCATGCTTACAGAAGAAACGGAAAAAAAGGTGTCAGCCCCAATTGTTCTTTATTGCAATCACAGTGTCCAAGTCAATAAGTTAATATCAACGGTGCACCAATATGCAGAAGAATATGCTTATGACCATAGAGGCTGAAGGCATTAAACCCTACTGGGCACTATAGCAATGATATCGGGAAGACATGTCGCGAGTACATCTATGATACATACACATTGCTCCTAATTTCACCAAGAAGCTAGACTCTTCAATCACAAGTCTTTGAATAAAACAGAATTTGTGATTCTGCTATCTGAAGGGCATTAGGAACTCCAAACATACATGATACAGTGCCGTGATAGTAAAATATTATAGAATAAATCTGTATATTTTGCGACCCCTTCAAAAGCATAATTGAAACACTACAATAGCTTCCCGATGTGTGAATTCTATTTGTAACAAATCTGTGACAAGATGTAATCCTTTTGCTTCCATAACCCTATAGCGGTTTCCCTTCACCTTTCTGAGCCTGCTGATTGGCATACGTCGATAATCAAAGGGGCAATATCTTAGCTTGAAAACTCATTAGTACATTCAGCATCATGCATTAGCTTCAGACATCTATTATTCTCCGCTTAATGttgttattatttattttgactTCCGCAAACATAGTGGTCTCTTCGAATGATGTTGATCCCGCAGAGAAAGTAGAAGAAATAGTGGTATCCTATAAAATATGCATCGGATTCTTCATGAAGAAGGCCAAATTAAACGTAATTTTCGTGGCATTTTCTAGTTCACACATAAACCTTCACTCATCAAGCAGGCAACTTCCAAGAACCACATCGAACTGCCACCATGAGTCATACTGAACGCATATGAATAGATCAAGCGTATGTCACGGCATGATACTATCGAGATCGGGAAGATACCGTAGCCATTATGGACGAGGAAGATGAAAGTGTGGGCATCGCAAGCGTAGGTGGAGAGCTTGTTGGAGGAGGGGAGCTTTTGGAGGCACTGCGCCGCGATCGCCGGGAAGTTGCCGGTGTACTCCGTGTACTCCGCGAGCACCACGGTCCCCCGCGCCACGAACCCGTAGATGAACCAACCCTCTTTCCCTTCCTCCGCCATTGCTGCGCGCCCCgctcctccctcttctcttcaAGAATCGGATCTCGGAAGACAGAGATCAGGAATTCCTAGATTCGATCGCCTTCGGCTTCTTCCCGGATCAGATTGTTGTCCTCCTGGTGGTGGGGGGGCAGCAGGGAAGGGTTCGAAGCCTTTTGGGTTTGGGAAGCGGAATGCGAATCAAAGGTCATGCATCATTTAGGCGACCACAGTCATCGCTCGCGGCTGTGGCGCGTGCTTCGGTCCGACGGCAAACAGCAATCTCCAACATCCATTTCTAAACCACGTGTAAACCTAAGGGGGTCCCACATGTCACATGACCTTTGTGAATGCCGTCTTGTGTCGGAGACATGGCAGCTGCGGCCGCGGAGAGACCGCGTGTTCCAGAAACtgcgatattattattatttgagcatttcttttggtGCGTGAATGGCGGTAGGAAGGAAGGAATCAAACGGGGTATACAATGCACTCGAGTCGTCGATGCAGAAAACTCGAAGCGTAGGACTCAGCATCTGTCTCTCCGTTgactttttcttctctctccagGTGCGAAGAAAAAGGGGGTAAGACGAGGAAGAAGCCGTACAAGTCAAACGTGATCGTAAAGCGGGTGGGAATTTTGGGGTAAATGGCAATGCATATATATTTCTCGCTGATCTTTCTGTGGACCAACTCTTTCTGCCACCATGTTTTTTACCAAGGAATTAGATGCTAAAACGAAGAATTAGGGAAACCAGTGTCGTAAAGAGTATCCCCAGTAAATAATATATCATCGCATGTAGGGGGTATATAAGATGCAGAGACAAGAGATTGGCTAGCAAGTTACATCGCGTTAGAGCTAAGTCGTCGATGTGTTCGTCACACGAGGCTCTCGATGATGATAAATAGGAACAGTTCAACCCACCATCCATATCTAAGTCGATCTTAGTTACCATCCGCTGCACACACTATTTCCCACGAAGTCCTTTGTACTTCATCGAAATTAATAATTCGATTAGGAGGTGGGCTCGGCCCATTTACCGCAAACGAGGCCCACGAAGGCCCGTCCGTCATGGGCCCTTCGCCCCAATCACAACATCATTCCAAAAAGAGGATGGTTATCGTTTTCTGTaaaataatagaaaatttatAGAGCAGATGACAACTTCATCTTCACATGTTCGAAATATTTAACGACGTAGCATAAATTCATATGCTTCTTCTACATGATATTACGAAGCGGAAAGGCTTGGCAAAAGAAAGCATGCATTGGCATAAGGAAACAAGCTTAATGTGCTACAGGAATTCGAATTCTAAGATATGGTCAGTTGTTTTCGTTTCCTTGCAAGGAGAGAGGAGTAAAGAGAAATAATGGACGGTGGATGCTGTGGGAGTAGTAGCCGACGCCGATGGGTGTCTGGGGCCCTCGCCGCGGCAATGTCTGTGCAGGGTGCAGGGTGCAGGGTGCAGGGTGCAGGGTGCAGCGAACCCCCCGGTTTGGAGAATCCAAGACATTGTTAGGGGAGGTGTGAGGAAGACGTTGACATTGGTTCGGAAAGGAACAAAGGAAAAGGGCATCGAATGGTACCCCGGAAACAATCAATATACATTATGTCACAACCTCTTTTAATTACCCCCACAGACGGACGGGCAGGCTAAGTTGAACAGTGGCTCCTCATTATACCGAGTCACCCCTCTGACAACTCCGCACATTGCATCCCGATTTCTTCTCCCTGTTGTTTGCTGCATGGAGCTTACCTACCTCCCACCATCAACAGCAAGGATCCATTTACTTCACCCCAAGTGTGCCAGCCGATATACATAGATATGTACATAAGGGACATACACCAAACTATTATTTGGACTGGACTGGACTGGACTGGACTCCTTTGCATGAATCCTCCTCCTCGTTCTGTGGATTTCCTGCAGACCATTTTAGTGGTTGAGATCCATTACTGGTCTCTTTGCTCTACCTCCGAAGAATAGCTAGTTCAAAACCGTAGGATTACAATTATGTGATGCTGACACCCGAGCAAGCTTTTTCCAGGTCCCTCATAAAGATCCAACAGGCAAATTGTGCCAGGCTGATCCCAGAATGGATCCATCGGTTGTTGGACTTGTCGTCCCGCCCATGCATTGGCCGGAGGTTCATCCCGACCGTTGACTGCATAGGCCGAACGAATTGCATGGACAAAGCTGCTTGCCTGCCGCTGAGCAGCTGCTGTTTTCCAAATACTTTTCCATTCGAGCCAAGTTCGCCGGTTGAATCTTCTCCGTCGCTAGTAGTTCTGAAGTTTCTTCTTCCTCCGTTTGAATCACATGCATTCCGTCGATTGTTTTGAGACGATTGATGCTGATCAATGACCGGATGGGCCTTTAACTTCCACTTCAGTTTTTGCACCGTACGACTTATAAGTGGGTGGAATCTCCGTTTTCGAACCATGAGGAACGACTAATACTACCGAGGGCCTTGACGTGTGATGGCAACATCAACTTGTTTGCGAGACGAAATAAGCTTTCGCGTTCGTAGGATCGAATAAGCAAGCCATTTCCCTTCCTCGCGCTGGTGTTGCGGCACGGAAGTCGATGCATTATTAGCCGCCCACGGGTCCCAACCCTGAGAGAGAAGAGAAGGATTTGGAGATAAAACAAGGCCATCAGTTACTGAAACATCTGGTGCCGCCATTGATTGTATGGTGTACTCAAAGAGTGGTCGGAGGACAGCCGTGTGCAGCATCTTCTAAGCTCCGACTCTCACATTATCCATGATGGAAGTGAGTCTCTTACTTGCCCAGAAGTACACACACACACCCGTCATGAATAGTTGACAATAATGGTGCATGTGAACATGGGGCATCATGATTTATTACCGGTCCTTTTCCtttgggagggggggggggggagggggaggggggctcAGGATAAAAACGGAGCAGGATTTATCGCCCTCACACCAACCCATGTCCTTCAGCCCTTCAATGCGCGAGTCTGAGATCCTTGCATTTCTAGCGGGAAGCTGAGACTAAACGGTGGTAGGTCATAATGGCGAGGGTCAAAATCTGAGACTCGTTGGCCTTTTTGTTGTTGTTCTCAGCTTTCagtgcactctctctctctctctctctctctctctcctctaagCAACTCGGCATTCCCAAGTCACTCTGGGGGTTGGTTTGACGTATTTATCCATCAGAACTTCATTCGATCTAAATATTGTCGATCACGATGCATGTACATATACTAAGAAGAGGGGGTGATACTCTTTTTTTGTTGTCTCTCTCTGCTTTCTCATCATCTTACTCGAATTACATGGCCTTTCAAAAGTGACACAATGATGCATGCATGATAGTCTGTGTTTGTGTGTGTAGATCCTCAAAGCTCCGACGGCAGACTCTGCTGAATGATGCTAAGAGAAGCATCTGCCACGTGAGCGATTGGACTAGCGGGCGGGGCCCGACTGGCCGGGCTAATCACCGCACGCGTGAGGCATGTGATGAGCTCAATGTTTCAGCGAAGTAATAGAAGAcgaaatgtgtgtgtgtgtgtgtgcgagagagagagagagagagatgacaatGCAACCACATGGGAACTTTTAAGGGCTACAGCGGAGGCACTGTTCATAGTGTGGCCCCAAAGTCAACAACTTTCAGGATTAGATTACCATCCGATACTGATCCACGAATGATGACCGAGTGCGATGAAGCCTAACATTTCATGTGCATCCCACTGCACTGCTGCTATCTGTTGGTGAACCAATGGACGGCTATGATTGGCTCTATATATCTCAAGCCCAACTCGACCATACGAGTACTCATCTGATTACCTTCTCCTCCGCCGTAGCCGCTCTACTATATATCATAGTCACTCCATTGCTCCTCCCTCCAATCACAGCTTCGTCTTTGCATTTGCCTTGATACCACCCTCTTCGTAAAGTTAGCGTTCTTTGCTTTTGTTCTTCCTCATGGCAGCAGCTGGAGAGTGTGCAGAACCGCTGAAGTATCAGGTACACTCACTCCTTGGaccgctcttcttcttcttcttctcgaccatcatcttcttcttcttcttcttcttcttcttctgctgccgCTTTCCACTGACATGCTCTGCTGCTTTCCTCTGACATGCTCTCATCGTGTGAACGTTTGTTTGGGAACTTTTGGGTTTTGGTGGTGTTCCAGACATGGATTCTCAAGGTCTCCATCCACTGCGAAGGCTGCAGGAAGAAAGTAAAGAAGGTCCTTCAGAGTCTGGAAGGTACGCAACCTGGAAACCACCTCCATGTCCCTCGACTCCAACCTCGGTCTCCTCTGTTTCTCTCGTTTGCTTCCTGACAAGCTAAACCTTCCCGGGTTCCTTCAGGGGTTTACAAGACTACCGTGGATCCCCAACAGCACAAGGTGATCGTCACCGGGAACGTCGAGGCCGACATCCTTATCAAGAAGCTCCTCAAGGCTGGGAAAC
This genomic stretch from Musa acuminata AAA Group cultivar baxijiao chromosome BXJ3-9, Cavendish_Baxijiao_AAA, whole genome shotgun sequence harbors:
- the LOC135650198 gene encoding vesicle-associated membrane protein 724-like; the encoded protein is MAEEGKEGWFIYGFVARGTVVLAEYTEYTGNFPAIAAQCLQKLPSSNKLSTYACDAHTFIFLVHNGYAYCVVTKDSVVKNVSIAFLERLKADFTKRYGGGKADTATAKSLNKEFGPVIKGHMQYIIDHAEEVEKLLKVKVQVSEVKNIMLENIDKTLERGEKLTDLEAKASDLRNEAQGFKKQGTRIRKKMWLQNMKIKLVVLGILLFLVVIIWVSVCRGFDCTKQNS